The Bacteroidota bacterium DNA window ATTTTTCGAACTTTCTGGATACTAATTTCTTGTCGAACTTGGGTTAATAACATATTTAGTATGTTAATTAGGAATTATTATCCGAATAATATTTACTAATTTTGCACATTACATTTTCAAAGAACACAGTACAGCTATGGCAAAGAAAACTAGAAAGAAATTTGAATATACTTTTGGATTTGAAACATTTGGAAGAGTGGTATTTCGTATAGCTTCACAGTATTTTAGAGTGAAGCCAATTATGCCGGATGATGTGAATAATCTTAAAGAGCCATATCTGGTGTTATCTAACCATGTTGGGTCATACGATCCTTTTATTATCGGGACTTTTATAAAAGATCCATTACACTGGGTGGCATCCGATGCAGTGTTGCGTGAACCGGTAATAGGATGGTTTTTGCGAAATCTGGGAGTAATACCTAAGAAAAAGAATGTAAGGGATACAGCATTAATTCGCGATGTGATTACTGCGGTAAGGGATGGCGGTTCAGTAGCTTTGTTTCCTGAAGGTGTTAGGAGTTGGAATGGTAATTCTCTTTCTTTTGATCCGTCTATAGCTAAACTGGTAAGGTTGTTGAAAATTCCTGTTGTTACGGCAAACCTTAAAGGTATGAGTCTTTCTAATCCACGCTGGGTTTTTAAACCCCGAAAAACTGAACGTACTGAACTCGAGTTTCAGATTGGCTTAACTCCTGAGCAAATAAAATCAATGAACGATGAAGAAGTTTACGATGCTTTAAATAAACTTCTGGGGCATAATGAAATTGAGTGGCAACGTGAAAATAAAATTGAAATACAATCCAATACAAGAGCTGAGCATGTTGGTTATTCATTATATGTTTGTCCGGAATGTAAATCAATAAGTACAATAACAGCAGCAGGAAACGAATTTAAATGTGAAGACTGCGGATACGACATTGAGGTGGATAAATACGGATTTTACCATCGTCCGGATGCAAGTCAAAATCTTCACTTCGACAATATAGCCGATTGGTATAACTGGGAAGAAAAATATTTATCGAAGCTTGTAAGTGAAAAGTTTGTGCAGAAAAGCGAAGAGCCGATTTTCACTGATGTAAATATGGACATATATAAGGCTGTATCAGAAAAAGAACTGAAACAAACAGGAACAGGTGATGTAAGTTTTTATATCGATAGAATTGAAGTAGATTATAAAAACGGTGAAAAATTTATATTTGAATTAAGTAAACTAAAGGGAATTAGTCCGCAGTTTAAGGAAAATATCGAAATCTTCTACGATGAGGATGTTTACCGTTTCACGAGCCAGAAGCACGGAGTGTCAGGTATAAAATATGAAGTAGTGGCAAATACACTTTGGAAACATACAGGCGAAGACTTTAAGTTGGTGCCTTATGTGAAAGTTCATAGTTAAAAGTAGGCCCTGAATTTATTTTAGGGATGTACAAAGTCTAAAGTTTTTTCCTAAATAATATTGACCGTTTTTTGAATTAAAACTTCAAGCAAGCTCAAGTAAACTAAATTAGCCGTGGGCGGAGTGGCAGCTTTTGTTGAAGAAAAACATTGAACAAAAATCTGTAAGAGCGACTTTCAGAAGCTCCTTACGGGTTTATTGTGAAAGTTTTTGTGAAAGAAAACTATAACGGAGCACGCGAAACAGCTACTAATAAATCTAAAGGCATAATTAGTGCAAATTGGTGAAATACACCGGCAAAAAAAACACTTCCATATAATAGTCAATAATTGTACATTTGCAAACTTTTAAAGCTTATAGGCTATAAGCAATGTGTTTTAGGCCTTAAAGATTGTGAAATATAATTGCTAATGGCAGTAGTTTAAGGGTGAATACTTACATCATGCAGCCTATAGCTTACAGTATAAAAAATTATGGAGATCCCAACTAAATATGATCCGAGCAAAACGGAGGACAAATGGTACAAGTATTGGATGGATAACGGATATTTTCATTCGGAACCGGATGAGAGAGAAGCGTACACAATTGTTATTCCTCCGCCAAACGTAACAGGAGTCTTGCACATGGGACACATGTTGAATAATACTATTCAGGATGTTTTGATTCGTCGTGCACGTATGAAAGGATACAACGCCTGTTGGGTGCCTGGAACCGATCACGCTTCAATTGCTACTGAGGCAAAAGTTGTTGGTCGTTTGAAGGAAAAAGGTATTTCTAAATTTGATATAGGTCGTGAGGAGTTTTTGAAACACGCCTGGGATTGGACTGAGGAGCACGGTGGAATTATCCTTGAACAATTGAAGAAGTTAGGTGCTTCGTGCGATTGGGACAGAACAAAGTTTACATTGGACGATGATATGTCGGAGTCGGTAACAAATGTGTTTGTTGACCTTTATAAAAAAGGTTTGATTTACCGGGGTTACCGCATGGTAAACTGGGATCCTGAAGCTAAAACAACCGTGTCGGATGAGGAAGTAATTTATATCGAGAAAAACGGAAAGCTTTTCTATTTGAAATATCAGATAGAAGGTTCAGAGGACTTCGTGACAATTGCAACTACTCGTCCTGAAACAATTTTGGGAGATTCTGCTGTATGTTTTAATCCGAATGATGAGAGATTTACGCACCTAAAAGGTAAGCGTGTAATTGTTCCTATTGCAAACCGTAGTATTCCTTTGGTTGAAGATGAGTACGTGGATATGGAATTTGGTACAGGATGTTTGAAAATTACTCCTGCTCACGATCCTAACGATAAAGTTATTGGGGAGCGTCATGATTTGGAGGTGATTGATATTTTCAACGATGATGCTACATTAAATTCCCACGGATTACACTACGAAGGGAAGGACAGGTTTGTTTGTAGAAAAGAGATTGTAAAAGAGTTGGAAGAAATCGGAAGTCTGGTAAAGGTTGAAGATTACAATAATAAAGTTGGAACATCGGAACGTACCGGAGCTATAATAGAGCCAAAAGTTTCTATTCAGTGGTTCCTTAAAATGGAAGAATTAGCAAAACCTGCTTTGGATGCCGTGATGAACGACGATGTAAAACTTGTTCCCGAGAAATTCAAAAACACTTACCGTCACTGGATGGAAAATGTTCGTGACTGGAATATATCGCGTCAGCTTTGGTGGGGACACCGCATACCTGCGTTCTTTTATGCTGATGGAGTAATGGATTTTGTAGTTGCGGAAAGCGCTGAAAAAGCATTGCCTTTGGCTATTGAGAAAACAGGAAATAAAGATTTGACTGTTGCCGACCTTAAGCAGGATGAAGATGCTTTAGATACATGGTTTTCTTCATGGTTGTGGCCAATATCTGTTTTCGACGGAATAAGCAATCCTGAAAACGAGGAGATTAAATATTACTATCCTACACGCGATTTGGTAACAGGTCCGGATATTCTGTTCTTCTGGGTAGCACGTATGATTATTGCGGGTTATGAGTGGAAAGATGAGAAGCCTTTTGAGAATGTATATCTAACAGGTATTGTTCGTGATAAGCAAGGGCGTAAAATGAGCAAATCGCTGGGTAACTCACCCGACCCTATAGAGTTGATGGAAGAGTGGGGGGCAGATTCGGTTCGTGCGGGACTATTGTTGACAGCACCGGCCGGGAACGACCTGCCTTTTGATACTGATTTATGTGTTCAGGGACGTAATTTCTCAAACAAAATATGGAATGCATTCCGTTTGGTTAAAGGATGGGAAGTATCGGAAGAAATAGAGCAGCCTGCATCGGCAAAACAAGCTATTGAGTGGTTTGATGCCAAGTCTGAAAAATTATTAGCTGACTTGGAAAGTTCTTTTGATAAATACAGACTTTCTGAGGCATTGATGAGTACTTATAAGTTTATATACGACGATTTCTCTTCGTGGTATTTAGAGATGGTTAAACCTGCTTATCAGCAACCAATTGACAAGGCTACTTACGATAAAACAATTGAGAATTTCGAGAGAGTTATCAAAATTCTTCATCCGTTTATGCCATTCTTAACAGAAGAAATATGGCAAACAATGAGTGAGCGTACAAAAGAAGAAGCATTGATGATTTCTGACTGGCCTGTTGTTAGCAATACAAATCAGGCGTTGATTTCAGACTTTGAACAAGCAGCGGGAGTTATTTCGGGTATTCGTACTATCAGAAAAGAGAAGAATATTGCCAATAAAGAAACTTTAGAACTTTCGGTTATGGATAGCATGAAAGTAAATAAGGATTTCGATTCGGTAATTACTAAAATAGCGAATCTTACATCTTTAGAGTATGTTTCTGAGAAAGTTGAAGGTGCTTTGGCTTTCCGTGTTAAGTCTAATGAGTATTTTGTTCCGATGGGAGATGCTATTGATGTTGAGGCTGAGATAGCAAAACTTGAAAAAGAGTTAGACTATCAAAAAGGTTTCATTAAATCGGTTGACAAAAAATTATCGAACGAGAGATTTGTGAACAATGCACCTGAAGCAGTTGTAGCTATTGAAAAGAAAAAGAAAGCTGATGCTGAGGCGAAGGTTAAGACTATTGAAGATAGTTTGGCTTCGTTGAGGTAAATAATTGGAATTAAATACATAGTCTAGCCCTTACATTATTTATATGAAGATAAGCAAGGACGAGACTTTTTATCAGACCTCAGAGAATTAGTTTCTTTGAGGTCTTTTTTTTTATTAAGAAGTGCAGATTTTTAGGACATTGGCATGTGCCGGGGAGTAATTTTGTAGAAAATAATGATTATCTCATAATAAATGAGTGAAAATAACGTTTTAGGCTGGTTTAAATTTTGAGGAGTAAAAAAAAACCAATATACTTGTGGTGTAAATCAATTTATCTGCGTTGATAAATCGCAGAAAAGCCTTTTACTACTAACCCACGAATAAAAACCCTGGTCCCTTCTGGGGTTTTTTTATTTGTGAGAAATCAGGTTTAAAGTTCAAAGTATAAAGTCCAAAGTCCAAAGTCCAAAGTCCAAAGTATAAAGTCCAAAGTATAAAGTCCAAAGTATAAAGTCCAAAGTTTAAAGCCTCCCCGGAAAATTACCTTGATTCTTAAATTATATATTTTATTTTTTGTGCTATAGATATTTTAGATTGTTTCTTAAGGTATCTTAGTATTATTTCAATTAATTTTGAGAAACGTATAAAAATAAGATCATGAAAATTGTGTCGATAAAGAGTGTATTAGTTTTAATGATGATTTTTTTTACTGTTTCCTGTGGTGATAATGAGTCAAAAGGTACTCAGGAAGCAAAGGAAAGTAAAAAAGAGTTGTTCTATAATCACGAAAACACAGTACTTCAATGGACTGCATTTAAAACAACAGATAAAATTGCAGTGAAGGGAACTTTCAATACTGTTATTGTTGAAAATAAAGGTAAAGGAGAGTCTGTAGAAGAAATAATTAATACTACAAGTTTCAAAATTCCAACATCTACAGTTTTTACCGATAATGAAGGGAGAGATGTATTGCTGAGGGAATATTTCTTTGGAGCAATGATGAATACCGATACTATTTATGGAAGTTTTATAAATGTTAAAGACGGAAAGGGGAAGGTGCTGATAAAGATGAATGAAGTTGAAGCCAAAAGTGATATTAAATATGAGTTTGTTAATGACAGTTTAAAAGTCAGTACTATATTATTGCTTGAGACCTGGAAAGGATCTGATGCTTTGAAATCTCTTAACAAAGTGTGTTATGATAAGCATACAGGTTCTGACGGAGTTAGTAAAACATGGTCTGATGTTGAAATTGATATTATAACATTACTAAAATAATTAGAAAGATTGAGAATTCACGTTTTACAGCATGCCGAATGGGAAACCATCGGAAAGATTGATCAATGGATAAAGTCCAGAGGATACAGCTATTCGGTAAGTCACCTTTATAAAGGAGATGATCTCCCAACCGAAGAGGTAGATATCCTTATTGTTATGGGTGGCCCAATGGGAATTAATGACGATGAAAAATATCCGTGGCTAAAAGCTGAACGGGAATATCTGAAAAAGATAGTAAAATCAGATACAAAGATTTTGGGAATATGTCTTGGTTCACAATTTATCGCTGATGCACTTGGAGCTAAAGTGTATCCGGGAAGAGAAAAAGAAATTGGTTTTTTCGAAATAAATAAGGAAGTAGAACATTCTTTAACAAGTGAGCTGCCTCAATCATTTGATGTATTTCACTGGCATGGCGATACATTCGATATTCCGGATGGAGCCGTTAATTTGTTTAGTTCGGAATTGACACAAAATCAGGGATTTATTTACGATGACAGAGTGCTGGCGTTACAATTTCATACTGAAGTAGGGCATAAGGAAATAGAGGAGTTTGTAGATAGTGGAAGAAATGAAATTATACCTTCAAAATACATTCAAAGAGAATCTGAAATTATGAGTACAGACTTTAATTTTAATAAAGCTAATTCATATTTGTTCAGTATTTTAGATAAACTATTCTAAGTTTCAGTTTTTCATAATCTTTTCACCCAAAAAACTTTATTTTTGTAAAATGGAATTTGCTTCAAAGCTTTTAGAAAACGCAGTTTACGAAATATCCCAACTTCCCGGAATAGGAAAAAAGACAGCTTTGAGGCTGGCTCTCCACCTTTTGCGTCAACCTCCCGAACAGACAAATAACCTTTCAACGTCACTACTTAAATTGAGGGGAGAGATAAAATACTGTAAAAACTGTCATAATATTTCTGATTCTGACAGTTGTGAAATATGTTCCAGTTCCAGAAGAGATCATTCAATTGTATGCGTGGTTGAGGATATCAGGGATGTTATGGCTATTGAAAATACTTCTCAGTATAATGGTATTTACCACGTGTTAGGGGGAAAAATATCGCCGATGGATGGTATTGGTCCTCAAAATTTAAATATTGATTCCTTAATTGAAAAGGTTAGAAAGGGGGAGGTTAACGAAGTAATCTTTGCTCTAAGCAGTACTATGGAAGGCGATACCACTAATTTTTTTATATATCGTCAAATTCAGGATTATGAGGTGTCAACTTCTACAATTGCAAG harbors:
- a CDS encoding 1-acyl-sn-glycerol-3-phosphate acyltransferase; amino-acid sequence: MAKKTRKKFEYTFGFETFGRVVFRIASQYFRVKPIMPDDVNNLKEPYLVLSNHVGSYDPFIIGTFIKDPLHWVASDAVLREPVIGWFLRNLGVIPKKKNVRDTALIRDVITAVRDGGSVALFPEGVRSWNGNSLSFDPSIAKLVRLLKIPVVTANLKGMSLSNPRWVFKPRKTERTELEFQIGLTPEQIKSMNDEEVYDALNKLLGHNEIEWQRENKIEIQSNTRAEHVGYSLYVCPECKSISTITAAGNEFKCEDCGYDIEVDKYGFYHRPDASQNLHFDNIADWYNWEEKYLSKLVSEKFVQKSEEPIFTDVNMDIYKAVSEKELKQTGTGDVSFYIDRIEVDYKNGEKFIFELSKLKGISPQFKENIEIFYDEDVYRFTSQKHGVSGIKYEVVANTLWKHTGEDFKLVPYVKVHS
- a CDS encoding valine--tRNA ligase is translated as MEIPTKYDPSKTEDKWYKYWMDNGYFHSEPDEREAYTIVIPPPNVTGVLHMGHMLNNTIQDVLIRRARMKGYNACWVPGTDHASIATEAKVVGRLKEKGISKFDIGREEFLKHAWDWTEEHGGIILEQLKKLGASCDWDRTKFTLDDDMSESVTNVFVDLYKKGLIYRGYRMVNWDPEAKTTVSDEEVIYIEKNGKLFYLKYQIEGSEDFVTIATTRPETILGDSAVCFNPNDERFTHLKGKRVIVPIANRSIPLVEDEYVDMEFGTGCLKITPAHDPNDKVIGERHDLEVIDIFNDDATLNSHGLHYEGKDRFVCRKEIVKELEEIGSLVKVEDYNNKVGTSERTGAIIEPKVSIQWFLKMEELAKPALDAVMNDDVKLVPEKFKNTYRHWMENVRDWNISRQLWWGHRIPAFFYADGVMDFVVAESAEKALPLAIEKTGNKDLTVADLKQDEDALDTWFSSWLWPISVFDGISNPENEEIKYYYPTRDLVTGPDILFFWVARMIIAGYEWKDEKPFENVYLTGIVRDKQGRKMSKSLGNSPDPIELMEEWGADSVRAGLLLTAPAGNDLPFDTDLCVQGRNFSNKIWNAFRLVKGWEVSEEIEQPASAKQAIEWFDAKSEKLLADLESSFDKYRLSEALMSTYKFIYDDFSSWYLEMVKPAYQQPIDKATYDKTIENFERVIKILHPFMPFLTEEIWQTMSERTKEEALMISDWPVVSNTNQALISDFEQAAGVISGIRTIRKEKNIANKETLELSVMDSMKVNKDFDSVITKIANLTSLEYVSEKVEGALAFRVKSNEYFVPMGDAIDVEAEIAKLEKELDYQKGFIKSVDKKLSNERFVNNAPEAVVAIEKKKKADAEAKVKTIEDSLASLR
- a CDS encoding type 1 glutamine amidotransferase; its protein translation is MRIHVLQHAEWETIGKIDQWIKSRGYSYSVSHLYKGDDLPTEEVDILIVMGGPMGINDDEKYPWLKAEREYLKKIVKSDTKILGICLGSQFIADALGAKVYPGREKEIGFFEINKEVEHSLTSELPQSFDVFHWHGDTFDIPDGAVNLFSSELTQNQGFIYDDRVLALQFHTEVGHKEIEEFVDSGRNEIIPSKYIQRESEIMSTDFNFNKANSYLFSILDKLF
- the recR gene encoding recombination mediator RecR; this encodes MEFASKLLENAVYEISQLPGIGKKTALRLALHLLRQPPEQTNNLSTSLLKLRGEIKYCKNCHNISDSDSCEICSSSRRDHSIVCVVEDIRDVMAIENTSQYNGIYHVLGGKISPMDGIGPQNLNIDSLIEKVRKGEVNEVIFALSSTMEGDTTNFFIYRQIQDYEVSTSTIARGISIGDELEYADEVTLGRSIINRVPYAKTLKNK